A single window of Chloracidobacterium sp. DNA harbors:
- a CDS encoding helix-turn-helix transcriptional regulator, which translates to MEKSIYSHDYSIFLDQLRRLRASKSLTQVQIAERLNQTQSFVSKVERGERRLDVVELRAFCRALGIDFAAFLTELESRLEGSTNGGGKI; encoded by the coding sequence ATGGAAAAATCTATCTATTCGCACGATTATTCGATTTTTCTCGACCAATTGCGTAGATTGCGTGCTTCTAAATCACTTACACAGGTTCAAATTGCCGAGCGATTGAATCAGACCCAGTCTTTCGTAAGCAAGGTGGAGCGTGGTGAGCGCCGCCTCGATGTAGTCGAGCTCCGTGCATTTTGCAGAGCATTGGGAATCGATTTTGCTGCCTTTTTAACCGAACTCGAGTCAAGGCTTGAGGGTTCGACAAATGGGGGCGGCAAGATATGA
- a CDS encoding AAA family ATPase, whose amino-acid sequence MNYDDPYAFDESELPEQESEDYVLKQFESDPPKTAEELRRDEAVAKETQRFEAACTRHNMFEVLSANDWIRIGSRQGKARHLFGDLWCENELTIMFADTGVGKSLLAMQIADSIVRGRRIEPFEMTAKPQRVLLLDFEMTHRQLYDRYSTADPVKLSKRKPHEFHRDILRAEIDWQKGLPDGYRTYADFVLGSIQQSLTEYEVRVLIVDNISWLVAGGFAADAAARLMKGLKLLKTELGVSILVLAHSIKRPDTLPITIDALAGSKSIVNFADNVFAIGRNIYQPEIRYLKQLKQRNSVIRHDTTNVAAFRIITDESFPRFRFIECTHEAFHLRRGYDTLLDREPIRVTPARRVESVRRFSSAGLSYRQIADRLNISKSTVARILKSDKP is encoded by the coding sequence ATGAATTACGACGACCCATACGCATTTGACGAGTCCGAACTGCCCGAACAGGAAAGCGAGGATTACGTCCTCAAACAGTTTGAGTCGGATCCGCCCAAGACGGCCGAAGAACTCCGCCGCGACGAGGCGGTCGCCAAAGAGACTCAACGCTTTGAGGCGGCGTGCACCCGACACAATATGTTTGAGGTGCTGTCCGCCAATGATTGGATCCGGATCGGCAGCCGGCAGGGCAAGGCTCGTCACCTGTTCGGCGATCTATGGTGTGAGAATGAGCTGACGATAATGTTTGCCGACACCGGCGTGGGCAAGAGTTTGCTCGCTATGCAGATCGCCGATTCGATCGTCCGCGGCCGCCGGATCGAGCCATTTGAGATGACCGCCAAGCCGCAGAGAGTTTTGCTGCTCGACTTTGAAATGACGCACCGTCAGCTCTACGACCGTTATTCTACGGCCGACCCCGTCAAGCTCTCCAAGCGAAAGCCGCACGAGTTTCACCGCGACATTCTGCGAGCCGAGATCGACTGGCAAAAGGGTTTGCCCGACGGTTATCGCACGTACGCCGATTTCGTCCTCGGCTCGATCCAGCAGAGCCTGACCGAGTACGAGGTCCGCGTTTTGATCGTGGACAATATCTCCTGGCTCGTCGCCGGCGGTTTTGCCGCCGATGCCGCCGCTCGCCTGATGAAGGGCCTCAAACTGCTCAAAACCGAACTCGGTGTCTCGATCCTCGTGCTCGCCCACTCCATCAAACGCCCTGATACCCTGCCGATCACGATCGACGCCCTCGCCGGCTCTAAATCGATCGTCAATTTCGCCGACAACGTCTTTGCCATCGGCCGCAACATCTACCAGCCCGAGATCCGCTACCTCAAGCAACTCAAACAGCGAAATTCGGTGATCCGCCACGACACCACAAATGTCGCCGCCTTTCGGATAATTACCGATGAGTCATTTCCCCGCTTTCGCTTTATCGAATGCACCCACGAAGCATTTCACCTCCGCCGCGGCTACGACACGCTCCTTGATCGCGAACCCATCCGCGTAACCCCGGCCCGCCGCGTCGAATCCGTCCGCCGATTCAGCTCCGCCGGCCTCTCCTATCGCCAGATCGCCGACCGCCTAAACATCTCAAAATCCACCGTCGCCCGCATCCTAAAATCCGACAAACCGTAG
- a CDS encoding DUF3883 domain-containing protein — translation MPEIKKRKLGIDELEKLLEQNHIHGEEAEIFVEEYERKRLVTHPDLRKIERISMYDTGAGYDIVSFDDLDSHETNRFIEVKSFSGVPNFFWSRNELDAARVKKGSYFLYLVDRDKMINPNYHPIIISDPCHRVINDDKTWTKRIEKYFINLNTSFESLNNSFELGVCSNESIDGQ, via the coding sequence ATGCCCGAAATCAAGAAAAGAAAACTCGGAATTGATGAACTTGAAAAATTACTTGAGCAAAACCATATTCACGGCGAGGAAGCTGAGATATTTGTTGAAGAATATGAAAGGAAACGTCTCGTCACGCACCCAGATCTACGAAAGATCGAGAGAATATCGATGTATGATACAGGCGCCGGATACGACATAGTGTCATTTGACGATTTAGATTCTCACGAGACGAACCGATTCATCGAAGTAAAGTCATTTTCCGGCGTCCCGAATTTTTTTTGGTCCCGTAATGAATTGGATGCCGCCCGGGTCAAGAAAGGGTCATATTTTCTCTATCTAGTTGACCGAGACAAAATGATAAATCCCAACTACCACCCAATCATAATTTCTGATCCATGCCACCGTGTAATCAATGACGACAAAACTTGGACTAAACGCATTGAAAAATACTTCATTAACTTAAACACGTCCTTTGAATCGTTGAACAATTCTTTCGAGTTGGGTGTCTGTAGTAATGAATCGATAGATGGGCAATGA
- a CDS encoding DEAD/DEAH box helicase yields the protein MSQTIQIQTETNIGWFRLTGNVLELLDNPRIMFALRRMKFETDENAVLVPYEEKTKIQTLQELQRLLERFSFGSTLSAGTRDDVSSFEREESTFREFSERARSIRNDQFQIVPDLVSYFDDFQKVVKNTLVRPLYPRQLLSAFHMAFSQNACNFAVPGAGKTSIVYGAYSYLRGLPETDPKHVNKLMVLGPLSSFAPWENEYKDCFGKEIISQRLSGEASVSREQKEQHLFSTNPAELTLIFHGGVVSLQNEIISFLNRNKTMVVIDEAHRIKNPDGVWGRSAIEIAKAARSRIILTGTPVPNGYEDLFNLFQFLYPYRYKSILKAHYGNLVEMTKSASYESDSVKNFIENISPYFIRIKKSDLKLPRYFEHSIDVVMNPIQREIYDFIETKSIRLFETNSTATVKDLLNRAKLIRLRQAASNPSLLLKPLAETLYENDYEFNGTLGENLPDELQNDSQILSKLYTYQKNETPQKFTVVKELLDQILSKKGGKAIVWTIFVQNAKQLQLYLLNNEIVSKLLIGEVDQPSRELIVEEFNNPTNTDFRVVIANPFAVSESISLHMGCHNAIYLERDYNCANFLQSRDRIHRYGLPPNQETHYYYLISSNSIDGVIDDKLKRKVQRMERIIDEEIPLFSRLDDSDETDLIMALINDYARRS from the coding sequence ATGAGTCAAACCATTCAAATTCAGACGGAGACTAACATTGGATGGTTTCGCTTGACGGGAAACGTCCTCGAGCTTCTAGATAATCCACGGATTATGTTTGCCCTTCGACGAATGAAGTTTGAAACGGACGAAAACGCGGTTTTGGTTCCATATGAAGAGAAGACTAAGATACAAACACTTCAAGAACTTCAGCGACTTCTGGAAAGATTCTCGTTTGGCTCGACACTATCGGCGGGGACACGCGACGATGTCTCAAGTTTTGAACGTGAAGAAAGTACATTTAGGGAATTCTCAGAAAGAGCAAGGTCTATTAGAAACGATCAGTTTCAAATTGTCCCCGATCTTGTTTCGTACTTTGATGATTTTCAAAAAGTAGTTAAGAACACATTAGTCCGTCCGTTGTACCCTCGTCAGCTGTTGTCAGCTTTTCACATGGCTTTCTCACAGAATGCATGTAATTTTGCTGTACCTGGTGCCGGAAAAACATCAATTGTTTATGGAGCCTATTCCTATCTTCGAGGGCTTCCTGAAACGGATCCAAAGCATGTAAACAAGCTAATGGTACTTGGCCCCTTATCTTCATTTGCTCCATGGGAAAATGAATACAAAGATTGTTTTGGAAAGGAGATAATCTCGCAACGTTTGTCCGGTGAGGCATCTGTTAGTCGCGAACAGAAGGAACAGCACCTATTTTCGACCAACCCAGCCGAACTAACACTGATTTTTCACGGTGGGGTGGTTAGCCTTCAAAACGAGATAATCTCATTTTTGAACCGGAATAAGACCATGGTCGTCATTGATGAAGCTCATCGTATCAAAAACCCAGACGGAGTTTGGGGACGGAGTGCAATTGAGATAGCAAAGGCAGCTAGGTCCCGAATTATATTAACCGGAACGCCAGTACCTAATGGCTACGAAGACCTTTTTAATCTGTTTCAATTTTTGTATCCATATCGATACAAAAGCATTCTGAAAGCCCACTATGGGAATTTGGTTGAAATGACAAAAAGTGCGTCATATGAAAGCGACAGTGTAAAGAACTTTATTGAAAATATTTCACCGTATTTTATTAGAATAAAAAAGAGCGATCTGAAACTGCCGCGGTACTTCGAACATTCAATCGACGTAGTCATGAATCCTATACAGCGTGAGATTTATGATTTCATAGAAACAAAATCTATTCGATTGTTCGAAACCAATAGCACGGCCACGGTAAAGGACTTGCTTAACAGGGCAAAGCTAATCCGACTAAGACAGGCGGCATCAAATCCGTCTTTGTTATTGAAGCCACTCGCAGAAACCTTGTATGAGAACGATTATGAATTCAACGGTACTTTGGGTGAAAATTTGCCGGATGAATTACAGAATGACTCTCAGATTCTTTCAAAACTCTATACTTATCAAAAGAACGAAACTCCGCAGAAGTTTACTGTGGTCAAGGAGCTTCTTGATCAAATACTTTCTAAAAAAGGCGGCAAAGCTATTGTTTGGACCATTTTCGTGCAAAATGCAAAGCAACTACAGTTGTACCTCTTGAATAACGAGATCGTTTCCAAACTCCTTATTGGAGAGGTGGATCAACCTAGCCGTGAACTGATTGTCGAGGAATTTAATAATCCTACAAATACCGACTTTCGAGTTGTAATTGCCAACCCCTTTGCGGTCTCTGAATCAATTTCGCTACATATGGGTTGCCATAATGCAATTTACTTGGAGCGCGATTACAATTGTGCGAATTTCCTTCAGTCTAGAGATCGTATTCACAGATATGGATTACCCCCTAATCAAGAAACCCATTATTACTATTTAATTTCAAGTAATTCGATTGACGGAGTAATAGATGACAAGTTAAAGCGGAAAGTTCAGCGTATGGAGAGAATCATTGACGAGGAAATACCACTTTTCAGCCGACTTGATGATTCTGACGAGACGGATCTCATAATGGCACTCATTAACGACTATGCTCGACGTTCTTAG
- a CDS encoding DNA cytosine methyltransferase produces MKPLTVIDVFCGGGGFSEGFRQQGFEIELGIDRWQPAIDTFNHNFRLDCKARNVLEFLESVDAIEGLPDTDVILGSPPCVSFSSSNISGKADKSVGITLTQTFLRIVAVKKWKKGSKLQAWLMENVPRSVKHLASEYTFEDLGLGDWAIENKIGPSKVAIRLSGNHEIVNSADYGSAQARKRVISGELIARKSLVVPEPTHSETASNGKKIWRTLVEIKNGLPDPSSSRKRFETTDPNYTNLKLFSDELTDHFYDTGLYECEWNLSRYWKTNHPFMGKMSFPENEDKPSRTVTATKIGSSREALIYKSALAREGNGEYRTPTVREAACLMGFPITYQFKGSEGTKWRLVGNAVCPSVSRAFAAQILIELGEESPAKPLLSEAVNTENVCNLNTFTEKIFNNPPKKNKGSRFRRHPFKDGNMTVTLSNYDIAEKTLTMGHWLTSVQYGTGNGFPNHVCSDDTYLRLEPQIARFEKGFEFLTLINNGFLEKIGNSNQLQILHELQNANGALLNPSQLVDEVGRIIDELDLDNQIFEDEDQIIFKNKKKIPTKQLFALYAISRIAAKANRNE; encoded by the coding sequence ATGAAACCGTTGACTGTGATTGATGTCTTTTGCGGAGGTGGTGGTTTCTCTGAAGGTTTTCGTCAACAAGGATTTGAGATAGAACTCGGAATCGATCGGTGGCAACCCGCAATTGATACGTTCAACCATAATTTTAGATTGGATTGTAAAGCTCGCAATGTTCTCGAATTTTTAGAATCGGTCGATGCAATCGAAGGGCTACCCGATACTGACGTAATTTTGGGAAGCCCGCCGTGCGTAAGTTTTTCATCTTCCAACATCTCTGGAAAAGCAGACAAAAGCGTTGGTATCACTCTTACTCAAACTTTCTTGCGAATCGTCGCGGTTAAGAAATGGAAGAAAGGTTCAAAGCTCCAAGCTTGGTTGATGGAGAATGTGCCGAGATCTGTAAAACACCTTGCGAGCGAGTACACCTTTGAGGATCTTGGCCTAGGGGATTGGGCCATTGAAAACAAAATCGGACCTTCGAAGGTAGCAATACGTCTGTCGGGAAACCATGAAATAGTAAATTCCGCAGATTATGGGAGTGCTCAAGCCCGCAAAAGAGTCATTTCAGGCGAACTTATTGCCCGAAAATCTTTAGTCGTGCCCGAACCGACCCATAGCGAGACGGCATCAAACGGCAAGAAAATCTGGCGTACGCTCGTGGAAATTAAGAATGGATTACCCGATCCGTCTTCGTCGAGAAAGCGATTTGAAACTACAGACCCGAACTATACAAATCTCAAATTATTTAGTGACGAGTTGACAGACCATTTCTACGATACAGGGTTGTATGAGTGCGAATGGAATCTATCAAGATATTGGAAAACCAATCATCCGTTTATGGGGAAAATGTCTTTTCCTGAAAATGAGGATAAGCCTAGCCGAACCGTTACGGCTACCAAGATTGGTTCGTCGAGAGAAGCATTAATTTATAAATCGGCATTAGCTCGGGAAGGGAATGGCGAATATAGAACACCAACTGTTCGAGAGGCCGCTTGTCTTATGGGCTTTCCCATTACATACCAATTTAAGGGGAGCGAAGGAACTAAATGGAGGCTGGTTGGGAATGCAGTTTGTCCATCTGTTAGTCGTGCCTTCGCTGCGCAGATATTGATCGAGCTTGGAGAGGAAAGCCCAGCGAAACCTTTACTAAGCGAGGCGGTAAACACAGAAAATGTATGTAACTTGAATACGTTTACCGAAAAAATATTCAACAATCCGCCCAAGAAAAATAAAGGTTCTCGTTTTAGGCGGCATCCCTTTAAGGACGGCAATATGACGGTCACGCTTTCAAATTATGATATTGCAGAAAAGACTTTAACTATGGGTCACTGGTTAACGTCGGTTCAATACGGTACCGGCAACGGCTTCCCGAATCACGTATGCTCCGATGACACCTATCTTCGTTTGGAACCGCAAATTGCAAGATTTGAGAAGGGCTTCGAGTTTCTCACACTTATTAACAACGGTTTTTTGGAGAAGATTGGGAACTCTAATCAACTACAAATCTTGCATGAACTTCAAAACGCTAATGGTGCACTATTGAATCCGAGTCAACTAGTTGATGAAGTGGGTCGAATCATTGATGAGCTTGACCTTGATAATCAGATTTTCGAGGACGAGGATCAAATTATATTCAAAAACAAGAAGAAGATTCCAACTAAACAGCTTTTCGCCTTATATGCGATAAGCCGGATTGCCGCTAAAGCAAATAGAAATGAATAA
- a CDS encoding transposase: protein MGIHCRSRTAPRYYANSNWRHRKSYSRLVECPNDSVTESGSKDVKGDSSYGIRREFEGMSDFGWQDGYGVFSVSRSAVPDVVDYIVRQRDHHSTRSFEEEYVRLLENHGIDYDDKYLFD from the coding sequence CTGGGCATACATTGCAGGAGTCGCACGGCACCACGGTATTACGCCAATTCAAATTGGCGGCATCGAAAATCATATTCACGCCTTGTTGAGTGTCCCAACGACTCTGTCACCGAGTCAGGTAGCAAAGACGTTAAGGGCGATTCCTCGTACGGAATTCGCCGTGAATTTGAAGGAATGTCGGATTTTGGATGGCAAGATGGTTATGGGGTGTTTTCGGTTTCAAGATCGGCGGTGCCGGATGTGGTCGATTACATTGTGCGGCAGCGGGATCATCATTCGACACGAAGTTTTGAAGAAGAATATGTTCGATTATTGGAGAATCACGGTATAGATTACGACGACAAATATTTATTTGATTGA